Proteins found in one Triticum urartu cultivar G1812 chromosome 4, Tu2.1, whole genome shotgun sequence genomic segment:
- the LOC125551551 gene encoding XIAP-associated factor 1-like, which yields MSAMADAGSHIAAVVATSTCAHCQREIPSSNIDLHSVHCARNLQKCEHCGEMVPRKLMEEHYNENHAPVNCSLCKETLRSEILDLHKSEQCTQRMVACAYCEYELPAIDIHEHQDVCGNRTEFCQTCKKYIRLREWIGHEMQCHVSSNGSEESSSARTFPEREVRPPLPVRPARAVPAAQHRRLLFTVAVTGIAVMVGSILFQKESF from the exons ATGAGCGCCATGGCAGACGCCGGCTCTCATATCGCCGCCGTCGTCGCCACCTCCACCTGCGCCCACTG TCAACGAGAAATTCCATCATCAAACATCGACTTGCATTCCGTACACTGTGCTCGTAACCTTCAAAAGTGCGAGCACTGTGGAGAAATGGTTCCCAGGAAGCTTATGGAAGAACACTACAATGAAAATCATGCTCCG GTAAATTGCTCCCTGTGCAAAGAAACCTTGCGATCGGAGATACTTGATCTTCATAAAAGTGAACAGTGCACACAAAGGATGGTTGCGTGTGCATATTGTGAGTACGAATTGCCTGCAATTGATATTCATGAACATCAG GATGTATGTGGAAACCGAACGGAGTTTTGTCAAACATGCAAGAAGTATATTAGACTTCGTGAATGGATAGGGCACGAAATGCAGTGCCACGTTAGCTCAAATGGTTCTGAAGAATCATCAAG TGCCAGAACCTTTCCAGAGAGAGAAGTGCGGCCTCCTCTACCGGTACGACCAGCGCGTGCTGTGCCTGCTGCACAACACAGGCGACTTCTCTTTACGGTTGCTGTAACTGGAATCGCCGTCATGGTTGGATCAATACTGTTCCAGAAGGAGAGTTTCTAG